The DNA sequence AAGGTTTGGCCTGCATCACGGCATGCCCGGTCCCCAGTTGCTCCTCCTGGATGACGAACTTGAGCGGCCACTCCTTATAATAATCCATGATCAGGTCGCGCTTGTGGCCGACGACCAGGCAGGTAATATCGGGGGACAACTGTTTGACGCTGGCCAGGACATAGGTCAGCATCGGTTCCCCCAGAACTTCGTGAAAAACCTTGGGGAGGTCGGATTTCATCCGCGACCCCTTCCCCGCGGCTAAAATGACCGCCGCTAACTTTCTCATAATCCTAATTCTAACAGCAAAAAAAAGGGTGTCAACCCAAAATAGAAAATAGAAAAGGCGAAGAGCGGATCGGCATCGCCACTCACAAAATGATCCAGTTCGTTGAAGAGATCAAGCAGTCTATTGGTTAATTTTCTTACTCGACTCGCTACAATTGTTAATCATTTCTTTTTAAAAAGGCGCGATTTGCCTTCCGCCAAGAACGCTCTGGCTTTTTCTACCAGGGTGAAGGACCATACTTTAAGATACTCATCCCGATTTTCGGCAAACATTTCAAAAAGAAATGGAGCTTTGCTTATGCCGGTAAATACGCGCACTAAAACATCCGGCGTCTCATAATTCTTAAGTTTGTCAAAGAGAGCGAGTAAAGCCAGTCCCTGCCTTTGCGGCGCCAATTTTTCAATGGCAGAAACTTCTTTTACGATCATTGCTTGATTTATTGCAAAAACCTCCGGCGGAAGAAAGGTTTTAAGGGCAGTCAGTATATCCCGTTTTAAGGGATGTGTTATTCTTTTTAAAAACTCTCTGGTCGCTTCATCGATTTCCGCGCATAAACCAGTATCAATAAAGTTAACCAGCTTTTTATCCCCTGCTTGATGGATAAAAATATTACCGCCGTGCGGGTCCGCGTGGAAAAAGCCCTCCCTAAAGATTTGCGCCAGAAATATTCTCTGAATCAATGATTTCACGGTGGAGATCAATTCAGCTTTGGCAGGGTCCTGCTCCGCTTCCTTAAGGGATACGCCGGGAGCCGCATTCTCAATAATTGTATTGTGATTTGAAAGCTCCATCACCACGCAGGGAACGGCCACAGAAATATTTTTTGAAGAATGTCCGGCGACCGCCCGGTTTAAACGACGGGAATTGGACTTTTCTTTTTCAAAATCGATCTCTTCCTTTATCCAGCTAAAGATCCGACCCGCGTAATCAGGTAAATGTGATACGCTATAGACCGCTTTTAGCTCGGGTTTAAGCGCTTCAAGAAGTTCACGAAAGCTTGCTTCTTCTTCCTGAAGATCTTTATAGGCTCTGGCGCGCCTAACTTTGAGGATATATTCCCGACCTTCGATTTCAACCAAGAATACCCCCTTGATCGAAGCTGAACCGACCGGTCTAATTATTTTTACATTTTTACTGACCAGGATCGGGTTGGTGTAGATGGCTTCCATGGCCTCTTCAATAGTCATCGGATTGGCATTGTCCTTTAGCTCATTAAGCCGGCTGTAAAGTTCCGGATAACCTGCTTCTATTTCCCGGCGGGAGGCAAGGATTTGCGCCAGCTTGACGCCGACTACGCCCAGGGCTCCCAGGAAAGCGCTGATTAGCGCCTCAAGGGAAAGGCGGCCTCGATTTTCGATAAGTTGATTGATCAATGCCTGCATGATCCGAAGTTTAGTTGACATCAGGCCAAGGCGGAAAAACTCCTTTAAGGCCTTTTCGGCAAACTGCTTCAATTTTATCGTAGATCCACTATCACCTTTCTTGATTTGCAGATGGTCTGCCAGTGCGGCATTAATGAATTTTTCCAGGGACTCGTGATTATCCGGAGAAAAGAGGCCTTTGTTGCCGGCGAAAAAGTTTTCAATAATTTCATCACGGAACGATTTTGAAGCGGCAAACAATTCTTTGAGCTCATCAAGATTGGCCCCTATTCCATTTTCTTGCATTGTAATAGCACCCGGTTTACCGCCTTTGCCTAACAACCAGAGCAGTATCTCCATTTTATTTTTCGGACTTTCTTGCGTAAGAGCGGCTCCCACGGTGCCTAGGGCAATGCTTTCTTTCCTTTGATACTGCCGCGACTTCCGTGAGAATAAAGGATTAATTACACTGCCGTATTCGGTAACGGTAAAAGAAGTCGATCGAAGGATTTCATTAAGATATTGATCGCGGGTCGGGGAAGGTTCCGGGAATATGGAACACAATAAGTTTATTTTATCATCAAGGGATCGCTGGTTTTTGATATGTTCTTCATAGCAATTAACTTTAAACTTGAATGCTCGCTCTTCATGATGAAAAAGAGAAATAACCAATTGTTGATCATCGAGAGATAATTGATTAAAAGTATCGCGAAACAGCTTGACCAAAACAACATCACGATAAGTGCTTTTATGCGGCCAGTATTTATTAAACCACGCTTGAAGCTCGCTGGTAGCAAGCCGTCGCAAATTATCAAAGCCATGGCGATGAAAATAAGCTAAATAAATTAAATCCCTGTGCGATATCCGCCTGCCCAGCCCTTCACTGGCAGGCGGCAGTCCATTTTCAGGGATTTTAAGATTAAGCATGGTCTGGTCGCCCGAAGCTTCAGTTAGCTTCATCAGCGCTTCTTCATTAAATCTGTTTTCCCTGATCAATTTATCTATAAAGGCGGAAACTAAAAATGTTTTAGGCCCGGACCTCGAAGTTTTAATAAGCAGTAAAAACATTTCATCCGACAACTCTTCCTGATATTCCTTAAACTCATCAGGGGAAACCAACAGATCGTTAGAACTCTTTTTGTTAAATCCTAATAAGTCATCAAATGATAATATGACTTGTGAGAACCCCCTGGCTCGATTCAAAATTTGAGGTTTAAGCCGATAATAACCGCGAGTATTAGGTTCAACTAAAATATCAGCCATCTGTTTGTCAAGATCAATTCCAAATCTGGATGCAAGCTCTTTAACAACTATTTTGATTTGAAACGCATCACTCAAGCCTAAAGAAAAATTGATCGCCCGCAAAAGTTGCATGAGCTCTTCTATTTTTGCATTTTTAATATATTTTAACAAAGTATCAGTATTTGCTATGGCAGGATATATTTCGAATATTTTGCAATAATCATCTATTGTAAACTCTCCTGGTGTTTTATTTTTTGACAATAGTTTTTCTATTGTTGCTGCGAGGTGTTGCCTGGTTTCCCCATCCTTTTCAGGGTCCTTCAATTTGTTTTCTATAATCTTAAGCAGCGACGGAATCCTATGTAATAATTCATCGGCCTCTTTGGTCGTATATCTGTAAGCCGCACAATCTAAAACAACAAACCAAAAAGAAGAAAGTTTATCAGAAAAAATAATCTCTTCGATCCGCTCTAGCGGCATAACTCTGCCAAGGTCAAACGGCGCCAGGGCTTCAAAAAGATGATTTTCCAAAAGAAACGAGAATATTATTTTATCTTTTAGTATTTCAGCGATAGTTTCAGGCGCTAACAACCTAAATAAAAGAATAATAAGTCCCTTATTATTCTCCTTAACTATGGCGTGAAGGTGAGGAAGCAGCAGTCCGGCTTCTAATTTATATATAACTTTTGTTCTTCCAAGGAGGTTGTTGACGGGAATCCCATTGAAAAGGGAGAGGGAAAGGAGCTCAATAAAACAAGCTGTTTCTTGAGCATTTTGGGGGGTAGCGCTAATTGCATTAAAGATCCTTTCGGATAATACTTTATTAAAACGTCTTAAAATAGATTCATAGGGCAAATCTCTTTTTGAATTATTCTTTCTTAAACAATCCAAAGCCGGTAAAGCGCGCAAAAGCGCGATGAGTACTTTCGCGCCGGAATTTTCTTTCCGTGGAATTCCAATAATTTCTGAAAAAATATCGATAAGCGTTTCTTTGGTCGAATCGGGCAAATCAAGAAATAGAACAATGCCGGCAATCTTTAGCTCGGCTAAATCGCGGGCCCTGGTTGCACTTTCAATCCTATCTATTCTTTCAATTCCATCGCGCAGCCATTTTATATCACCTTCTTTTGCAGCTCTATCCCGGATGTTGCTCACTGCTTGAGCTAATCTATCTTCCAGATCAGCCCTGAATGAGGCCCGATTAATTTCATCAACAAAATAATGCCAGGCAAAGCTTTCAAACCTTTCCTGATTCGTATCATTGGGAAAACATTTAGCATACTTGCCTCTTAGCGCAGTTTCATTGGATATTCCTTTGCTACTTTGAACTGCCAGAAAAAGTTTAAAATTTTCGCGCCAACCTGGATCGGGGATTGAACGAGACAAGTCGGGAGATTCAGAGCTAGTGAGCCAATAGTCTCTATTTGCAAACGGATATCCGGGGCTGATGATAAAAAGATATTCCGCCAGCGCGTCAAAACATCTTAACAATCCGGCCGTGATATCTTTTGCTCCAGGACCGTTCTTTCGCTTCATTGCTTCCTCAAACGGCGAAAGTATTCTTATCTCTTCAATTTCCTCGCCGGAAAATATTCGCGCCGATGATTCGTTGGCATAAGCCTCCGGATAGCTGTTCCTTACCTGCTCCTTAATAAAACTATTTCGCGCGTAAGGGTTGGGATGGGATTGAATTAGCCCGTAATTGGTTGAATCCGGAGACAGCTCGCGATCAGGAAAGAATTCGAATCCAGCATATCTCACATTAAACCTCGCCTTATCCATCATGACCAGGGCATCCCGGTCGCACTGGTTTTCCATATCATGAGCTCCCCATTTTTCTTTTTCTTCAGGAGCCAACTCGGTTTGCTCCGCATAAATGGTATGAGATATTTCATGGGCAACCACAAAAGCGATCGTATCCCAGTTAGCAAGTTCAGGGTGTTTAATAAGGGCATCAAAGATGCCCAGGTCAACATACACTATTCTTTTCTGCGGATGAGAATGGGCATTAATTGAATACGATTCTGTAAGAGCTATTTCAAAAGGCGCTTGTTTAAGTATCTCAATATTTTTTTCTATCCTCTCCCGATCAGGCGAGGGAAGCAAAGATGTGTCTTGACTGCAATAAGCAGTAACCAGATGGGTTAATATCTCGTTCAATTTAATAGTGAGAAGCGGGCGATTGGTGCTCCGCAGAGCGTCGTAGGGGATGTTGTTACCGGTCCTGGGAGTGAGGGCTTGCATAGCATGTATTCCTTGCCCACTTAACGTTAATGAAAGGGGAGGTGTTCCAGGAAGACGAGAGAGTACGGGGAAGCTTCCACTATTAATTGATGCGGCGCTTAAAACTGGAGACGCAATTTTACTGCCTTTACCTGACGGCATTAATGATGCTCTAATTTCCACGTATGTATATCGTGCAAATTTGATGAATATTTCACTTTTTTTGCAGGTCCCTTGCTGGTCCCTGGCCTGACAACAGCAAAAAAAAGGGTTGACAAGTTAGGCCGGAAATTGCTAAAATTAACCCAGGAACCAAGGCAGGGATGCCGTTTGATCGCCTTGGTATTTTTTTGTCCAAAAATGAAAGAACGCTGTTGGATCGTGGCCCGGCTCAAGGCGACCCTTGACCCGGAAAGGTTCGCCCATTCCTTAAGAGTTGAACAGGTCGCCCTGGCGCTGGCCCGCCGCCACCGGGTCAGCCTGAATAAGGCCTCGCTGGCCGCCCTGCTCCACGATTGCGCCCGGCGTGATAGCCGGAGCGGGCTCCTGAAAAAAGCGCGCCGTCTCGGTTTGACTATCGACCCGGTCCAGGCCCAGGAACCCAAACTCCTCCATGGCG is a window from the Candidatus Margulisiibacteriota bacterium genome containing:
- a CDS encoding AarF/UbiB family protein, which translates into the protein MEIRASLMPSGKGSKIASPVLSAASINSGSFPVLSRLPGTPPLSLTLSGQGIHAMQALTPRTGNNIPYDALRSTNRPLLTIKLNEILTHLVTAYCSQDTSLLPSPDRERIEKNIEILKQAPFEIALTESYSINAHSHPQKRIVYVDLGIFDALIKHPELANWDTIAFVVAHEISHTIYAEQTELAPEEKEKWGAHDMENQCDRDALVMMDKARFNVRYAGFEFFPDRELSPDSTNYGLIQSHPNPYARNSFIKEQVRNSYPEAYANESSARIFSGEEIEEIRILSPFEEAMKRKNGPGAKDITAGLLRCFDALAEYLFIISPGYPFANRDYWLTSSESPDLSRSIPDPGWRENFKLFLAVQSSKGISNETALRGKYAKCFPNDTNQERFESFAWHYFVDEINRASFRADLEDRLAQAVSNIRDRAAKEGDIKWLRDGIERIDRIESATRARDLAELKIAGIVLFLDLPDSTKETLIDIFSEIIGIPRKENSGAKVLIALLRALPALDCLRKNNSKRDLPYESILRRFNKVLSERIFNAISATPQNAQETACFIELLSLSLFNGIPVNNLLGRTKVIYKLEAGLLLPHLHAIVKENNKGLIILLFRLLAPETIAEILKDKIIFSFLLENHLFEALAPFDLGRVMPLERIEEIIFSDKLSSFWFVVLDCAAYRYTTKEADELLHRIPSLLKIIENKLKDPEKDGETRQHLAATIEKLLSKNKTPGEFTIDDYCKIFEIYPAIANTDTLLKYIKNAKIEELMQLLRAINFSLGLSDAFQIKIVVKELASRFGIDLDKQMADILVEPNTRGYYRLKPQILNRARGFSQVILSFDDLLGFNKKSSNDLLVSPDEFKEYQEELSDEMFLLLIKTSRSGPKTFLVSAFIDKLIRENRFNEEALMKLTEASGDQTMLNLKIPENGLPPASEGLGRRISHRDLIYLAYFHRHGFDNLRRLATSELQAWFNKYWPHKSTYRDVVLVKLFRDTFNQLSLDDQQLVISLFHHEERAFKFKVNCYEEHIKNQRSLDDKINLLCSIFPEPSPTRDQYLNEILRSTSFTVTEYGSVINPLFSRKSRQYQRKESIALGTVGAALTQESPKNKMEILLWLLGKGGKPGAITMQENGIGANLDELKELFAASKSFRDEIIENFFAGNKGLFSPDNHESLEKFINAALADHLQIKKGDSGSTIKLKQFAEKALKEFFRLGLMSTKLRIMQALINQLIENRGRLSLEALISAFLGALGVVGVKLAQILASRREIEAGYPELYSRLNELKDNANPMTIEEAMEAIYTNPILVSKNVKIIRPVGSASIKGVFLVEIEGREYILKVRRARAYKDLQEEEASFRELLEALKPELKAVYSVSHLPDYAGRIFSWIKEEIDFEKEKSNSRRLNRAVAGHSSKNISVAVPCVVMELSNHNTIIENAAPGVSLKEAEQDPAKAELISTVKSLIQRIFLAQIFREGFFHADPHGGNIFIHQAGDKKLVNFIDTGLCAEIDEATREFLKRITHPLKRDILTALKTFLPPEVFAINQAMIVKEVSAIEKLAPQRQGLALLALFDKLKNYETPDVLVRVFTGISKAPFLFEMFAENRDEYLKVWSFTLVEKARAFLAEGKSRLFKKK